The segment GGGGCGGAAACCGACCCCCTGGACGACGCCTTTCACCTGAATGTCGAGAGCTTCGATCATAGCAACCTCCTAAAACAGACGATCCCTCCCGCGTTCGCAGGAAGGATCGCTTCGACATCCGAACCGACAGCGAACCGCGCCACGCGCCCCGGATCCGCCGCTCTCCGCAGCCCTTAAGCCTCCCGCAGCTCCCGGATCTCCCTCACCACCGACGTCACCTCGGCGGCCAGCGCGCGCAGCGTGACGCCGGAGTTATCGGGAAGATGCAGGTGCACCACGCGCCGATCGCGCGAGGAAAGCGTCACGAAATCGCCCACTGCCTGGGCTTTGGCGAGCGCCCCCAAACTCGGGGCCACCGTGTCGCGCAAGGGAATGTCTTTCAGCTCGTCGGCGGAAAGGATGAGGAACACCCCGTCGTTGCGGCCGCCCTTCTGCAGCTGGCCCGTCGAATGCAGGTAGCGCGGGCCCACCTCCAGGCACGACACCACGCCGAACCCCTCGGCGACGCCGTGGCGGACGACCTCGAGCGCCTCTCGGCGACCCTCGCCCGTGAACGGCAGAAACGCGTTCAGCGCGAAGAAATCCCCCGGCTCGATCGACCCCAACAGGGTGCGCAGCGATTCGCGGATCGTGCCCGGGCCCGCAAGGCGGGACCCAACGCGCACCTCGGCCTCACCCATGTCCCACGCGCCGATGAAGTGCTCGACGAAGTCGGGAGCCGGCTCGCCGTTCTCGAGGATGTTCAGGACCTCCGACTTGGCCGAAGCCACGTCGGGCTGGTCGAACGGGCAGACCTTCATGAGGTACCCGCACATGGCGATGGCGTACTCCCACACCACGAAGTGCTCGGCCAGCTCTTCGACCGACTCGATGCGGTAGTTCATGCGCGGGATGGTGGGGTCGACGTACGAGAGGCTCATCTCGAAGTTGCGCATCTCGTCCCACGAATCGTTCTTGGTCTGGTACATCACCACGCTGCGGTCGCCCGGATCCGACGACAGCAGAAGCGAGTCGACCTCGATGTTGGGAAGGATTCCCTGGCCCTCCTTGCCCAGGCTCTCGGCCACCAGCTGCTCGATCCACAGGCCCAGAACGCGGCCGCGCTTCTGCGTGAGCACCGAGAACTTGTTGCGGCCCTTCAGGTAGTTGTCGTACAGAAACGATGCCAGCCCGATGGCCGGGTTGTCGATGGAGTCCTCGCTGCAGGCGCGCTCCGCCTCGAGGGCACAGGCCATCATGTGCTCGATGTCGATTCCCACGAGCGCGGCGGGCAGAAGGCCGAACACCGACAGGGCCGAATAGCGGCCCCCCACCGTGGGTTCGCCGGAAAACACCGCGCGCCAGCCCTCTTCGCGGGCCTGGCGCTCCAGCTCGGACCCCGGGTCGGTGATAGCCACCAGATGGCGGCGCATCTCCTCTTCGGTCAGGGTCTTGCAAAACGCCTCGCGCACCGCCGCCAGCATCAGGCGGGGCTCGACGGTCCCGCCGCTTTTCGACGAGATGACCACCATCGTGGTCTTCGGATCCACGATGGCAAGAACCTCGCGCAGGCGCACCGGGGAGTCTGAGTCCAGCGTGCGGAAGCGGATGTCGGACGAATCCACCTTGTTGTACTTCGTGATGGTCATCGAAGCCTGGGTCGACCCGCCCTGGCCGATGAGGACCACGTCGGTCATCCCGGCCTCAACGGCCTCGCGGGCGAATGCGCGGATATCGGCGAACGGGCACGGGGGGTTGCTGGCCAGGTCGGTCCAGCCCATGTAGTTGCGAGCGCATTCCAGCGCCTCGTCGGAGAAGTCGTACACCGAGGCGTCCTTGGCGTGGATACGGCTCGCGATATGCTCTTTCACCAGGGTCTTGCCCGATGGGTACAGTTTTTCCATTTCCACGGAAATCATCTGAGGAAATCCTCTCGTCCGTTTGAGGAACGCGTAAATGCAGATACGTGTGCCATTTTACCAAAACGCCGACAGGCCGATTCCCACGGCCCGGACGGCGCCCCCAACGCCATCCTCCAAACAGAAGGCCCCAAGCACCGCTGCTTGGGGCCTTCCCTCGTACACGAAGCGTCCGCTACAATCCCAACGCCTTCTTGAGAAGCGACACGCGGCGCCGGGAAACGGGGATGCGCTCGTCAACGCCGTTCAGCGCGAGGGACAGCGTTCCCCCGGTCACCGGCTCGACCTCTTCGACCAGCGAGAGGTTCACCAGGTAGCCGCGATGCACGCGGAAAAAGCCGTGCCCGTCCAGCCGCTTCTCCAGCTGAGCCAGGCTCACCGTGGAGAAGTAACGGTCGTCGTCGGTCTGCAGGTAGGCGTAGTCGTCGCGAGCCATGACGAAGCGGATGCTGTCGATGGGGATGAAGATCTTCTTGCCCCCCTTCTCGACGGGGATGCGCTCGGACTTCTGGGCCTGGAGGTGCAGCGCGACGTTTTCGCGCACGCGGGCGATGGCCTGGGCGAGGCGCTCGGTTTCAACGGGCTTCACCAGGTAATCGACGGCATTCACCTTGAAGGCGTCCAGCGCGTACTCGCTGTAGGCGGTCACGAACACCACGGCGGGGGGAAACTTCAGATGCTGCAGGCCGTCGGCGAGCTTCAGCCCGGTGGCCTCGGGCATGTTCACATCGAGGAACATGACGTCGCAGGGGTATTCCTTCAGCTTCTCGATAGCCTCGCGCACGCTTGCGGCCTCGGCCACAACCTCGGTCTGGCCAAGCTCGTCAAGCAGAAACCTGAGCTCGGAACGGGCAGGGGCCTCGTCGTCAACGATAATCGCTTTAAGCACAGCGGACCTTCCTCGAACACCAGCCCCTGGGCGAAAGGGCTGTCCTGCGGTTGGTTACACGACACCGATTATAGAGCAAGCGGAGTGGGTCACAGGGCGCATTTCATCAGAGCGGCGAGGGACAACACGTAAATTCTGAACGCGTCTTTCAAAGTTTCCTCGCTTATCCCCTCGTCAGGACCGTGCATCGTCCCCACCCAGGCAGGGCGGACCTCGTCGGGCATCTCGGGCCCGAAGCTGGCCGCGCGCGTGAACAGCCGCGCGTAGGTGCCCCCCTTCATGGTGAAAGCCCCGTCGTCGCGCCCGGTCACGCGCTGGTACGCGCCCAAAAGCGCCTGAACGGCCTCGGAATCGGGACTCGTCAGAAACGGCCGCTTATCGTGGTCGAGCGAGAAGGTCGCGCCCGCTTCGCAAGCGGCGGCGGCCACGCGCTGGGCGATGAGGGCGGCCGAGGTCGTGGTGGGATACCGGCAGTCGATCGTCTGGCGCAGACGCCCGTCTCCGTCTACGAGCGACGCCACCCCTCCGACGCAGGTGAGGTCGCCGAAATCGTCATCGTGCGCCTCGATTCCCAAGCCCGATCCGTCGCTTGCCGACAGCAGCCTTCGCTCGAACTCCAGAAACGCGCGCTCCTCGGGCGTTCCCACCCCGTTTTCAAGCAGGTAGCCCACGAGGATCCCGATGGCGTTGCGTCCCAGCTCCGGCGTCGAGGCATGCGCGCTTTTTCCCCGCGCGAACAGGTCGAACATGCCGTCCCCGAGTGCCGTCGCCTCCACTTCGCCGCTCGAGGCCAGCGCGCGGGGGCTGCGCACGACCGCGCGGGCCTGCCCCGGCACGGCGTTCACCGCCGCGCCCCCCTCGAACTCCACGATGTCCCCGCCCTCGATGACGGGGCCCTCGACCGTCCCGCTGCAGATGCCCGCTTCGCCGTATCCAACGGGGAACTCCGCGTCGGGCGTGAACAGAAACGCCGGGTCGGCATGATGCGCGCGGTAGTGCTCGACGTCTTTCATGTTCGTCTCCTCATTGGCCCCGAACATGAGGCGCACGGTGTAGGGCAAGGGA is part of the Berryella intestinalis genome and harbors:
- a CDS encoding Sapep family Mn(2+)-dependent dipeptidase → MDERELLAAADEYLERHWDDVLRDMGELISIESVEDLTAAQPGAPFGPGPRAALTCALDMAAGYGFEVCDCEGYLGYADAVGLSATQIGVIGHVDVVPVGSGWAYPPFSLTRKDGFLLGRGTSDDKGPMVVALHAARLVKDACGPLPYTVRLMFGANEETNMKDVEHYRAHHADPAFLFTPDAEFPVGYGEAGICSGTVEGPVIEGGDIVEFEGGAAVNAVPGQARAVVRSPRALASSGEVEATALGDGMFDLFARGKSAHASTPELGRNAIGILVGYLLENGVGTPEERAFLEFERRLLSASDGSGLGIEAHDDDFGDLTCVGGVASLVDGDGRLRQTIDCRYPTTTSAALIAQRVAAAACEAGATFSLDHDKRPFLTSPDSEAVQALLGAYQRVTGRDDGAFTMKGGTYARLFTRAASFGPEMPDEVRPAWVGTMHGPDEGISEETLKDAFRIYVLSLAALMKCAL
- a CDS encoding glucose-6-phosphate isomerase; the protein is MISVEMEKLYPSGKTLVKEHIASRIHAKDASVYDFSDEALECARNYMGWTDLASNPPCPFADIRAFAREAVEAGMTDVVLIGQGGSTQASMTITKYNKVDSSDIRFRTLDSDSPVRLREVLAIVDPKTTMVVISSKSGGTVEPRLMLAAVREAFCKTLTEEEMRRHLVAITDPGSELERQAREEGWRAVFSGEPTVGGRYSALSVFGLLPAALVGIDIEHMMACALEAERACSEDSIDNPAIGLASFLYDNYLKGRNKFSVLTQKRGRVLGLWIEQLVAESLGKEGQGILPNIEVDSLLLSSDPGDRSVVMYQTKNDSWDEMRNFEMSLSYVDPTIPRMNYRIESVEELAEHFVVWEYAIAMCGYLMKVCPFDQPDVASAKSEVLNILENGEPAPDFVEHFIGAWDMGEAEVRVGSRLAGPGTIRESLRTLLGSIEPGDFFALNAFLPFTGEGRREALEVVRHGVAEGFGVVSCLEVGPRYLHSTGQLQKGGRNDGVFLILSADELKDIPLRDTVAPSLGALAKAQAVGDFVTLSSRDRRVVHLHLPDNSGVTLRALAAEVTSVVREIRELREA
- a CDS encoding LytR/AlgR family response regulator transcription factor, which codes for MLKAIIVDDEAPARSELRFLLDELGQTEVVAEAASVREAIEKLKEYPCDVMFLDVNMPEATGLKLADGLQHLKFPPAVVFVTAYSEYALDAFKVNAVDYLVKPVETERLAQAIARVRENVALHLQAQKSERIPVEKGGKKIFIPIDSIRFVMARDDYAYLQTDDDRYFSTVSLAQLEKRLDGHGFFRVHRGYLVNLSLVEEVEPVTGGTLSLALNGVDERIPVSRRRVSLLKKALGL